GGATGGTCACTTCCGTTTGGAATTCGCCCATTATCTCAAATATATGACAAATAATGACATGAAGTGTATATCAACATGTATATCAATTCCATCTAAAGCCAATTAAACTGTTACATTGAAATGTAGTAactcagggctcaacaataagcaTAGCTTTGTTCTAGTGTGAGAGGTTTAAGCCATTCACTTAACCTATTGCTTTTTAAAGCCATTGAatcttttaatgttgtttatcaTTCACTTGTGAATGTTTCACTTAAGTGTTATtaaaaggttgttgttttttttcaggaaaaaggaaacaaaaaaaaaaaagcgcaaaaGGAGGAGACATATAAAGACAAGACATACATGAAAAAAGTAACAttgatgacatttaaaatttAGAATTTGCTACCAAGTAACATTACCTATCGGGTTGACATAAGGTTGTTAAAGATGTTAAAATAGTATCATAAACatcatgagaaacaaacaaatcagaaatCTATCAGCAACATGTCAACATTAACATAGATGGGGTTTAAATTTATAACTGTCAGAGTTAAATGATAGGTTTATCAATTGGGCTAGGGCCACCACTTATTCCTGATCAGGGTTGCAAAGCCGGGGCAGAACGTTTCCAGAAACTGCATGGGAATTTAATCTGGGGAATTTTGGAACTATTCCAAGTTGGAAACTTAATGAAATGTGGGGGAATTTACAGAAActgttttatatacaaaaataaatataaacattttgtttggcCATAAGTTGATATGCATGCaaactaatacaaattaaaaaaaaaaatttttttggaacctgtgatactttcaGAATTCActaatgaataaaaactttaaaagaaaagcatttattaaaaatataatttttttgtcaagttTTTACTATCACTTCTTGTGAACTGAaaatcctcgctgaataaaagtaataatttctttcaaaaaaaagaaagaaaaaaattactaagcccaaatttttgaatggtagtgcattactaaaaaaattaaataataataaaaaaactattttaaataaatgctgttctttatttttttttacgttttattcatcaaagactcctgaaaCAATTatcagactttttaaaaaatattaagcagcacaactgtttccaaaattgatgataaatcagcatactagaacgatttctgaaagatcatgtgacactgaagactggatttatggttgctgaaaattcagctttgcatcacagaaatacattattttttaaagtacattaaaacagaaaaccattattttaaattgtaataacacttcacaatattaccgttttgttctgtatttttgaacaaataaatccGAGtaagacatttctttcaaaaacaaaaaattttaatatatccaaacttttgaccagtactgTACTTCTGTATGATAACAGAAAACAGGCTAGCAGAAGGCACAAGAAAGAGCATCACAGCTTGAGCTAACTAGCATATGATACCTAACCTCacaaattatcaataaaaaatggTGCTAACTAGCTTACATTTTTCATATCTGATTTACTGGCTAGCTAGCTACTGTATAAACAAATTTTGGTATTTGCCAGATAAATTGAAATACcacaaatcaaatatatttaccCAAGTAATATAAAAACTTGAACGGAATCATGTAAAAAGATGGGACATCCATTACCCAAATCAGAATAgtcattattatacattttttaacttaaactttagacagttcattttatttttatctacaaTGGTAAATGTTTGCTCGgtcagtgtatttgtttttacaatggTATAATTTTTTTGCGCAATTGCTTAATCACAGCACACTAAAGTGTTAAACGAATTTAAgtaatgtttatgtaatatattgtgaatactcaccaagatggacattttgacatcattttgtgTTCAGGATTCAAAATCTGTGCATGTTATGGAGGAAGGCACAGTGCATCTAGGGGCTGTGTCCTCAATGGCCCTGCAGTAAGTGTGCTGTGTATGTGATTGAGGAATGTGCAGGGTAGAAATTCAACTGAAATTGCATTACATCTGGTTGTTTTAACCAAGATTATGCTgcaagatttctttttttaaactacattttagttCCCTGTTCCTGCAATTTTGCATATTCACAGTTTATTCCCATTAAGTCCCATGGAAATGTTCCAGTCTTGAAAATTCCCAGAATTTTGCAACCCTATTCCTGatcaaaaagctttaaaaataaaaaataaaaatgctagtGTCATCAAGTGATCGTAGACCTTGCTGGGTTCCATGATTCACTAAACATAATGTACTGGGAGTGTTTGAATGTCTATAATAAAGTCATTGATTTATTCAACTGTATATAAAAGAACAAGCAAGCAAGAATGCATGTTCAATTAGAGACTGGAGATGCATTCATAAGTTTTCAAGAGTGCTAAACTCAGGGAACTCACAGAAGTAAGGGTGGTCCATGGCCTCGCGGGCTGTCAGTCGGGCCTGGTGGTCATAACGTAGCAGCTTGTCCAGAAAATCCAGAGCCTCGGTACTGACCAGGTGCTGATTCTCACTGTGTACAAACCGCTCCCATCTCTTCCGGGAGTGTCTGGGTGAACAAGAGAAAgagacatgttaaaaaaaaaggtacaaacatGACTACACACGCATATAGAACTtcagtaaaataactgaaaattaaataactatGGAGATCAAAACGGAATACTTCTTTTAATCAACTTGATAAAGAGTCTGTCAATAGTGATCAACTGTGTATTAAAGTCATACCTGCCcaaaatgtcattaaagcgtGGGTCCAGCTCAATGTTATATTTGTCAATGTAATCATACAGGTCCTCTGTACCCAGAACCTTTGCAATTCGAACCAACTAGAAAGAAAAATCATCACATCAATAAATTCACCAGCGGACACCCAGCATAATAAAAGCACCcagcaaatattattttttctacaCAGCAAGTTTATGAAATCATCAGATAAAATGACTGAACAACCCAGCtatttgttttgcataaaaaagttttttcatgCTAAAATCAAAAATTTATAAACGGTTGACCTGGTCATAGTTGTCATGTCCATGGAAAAACGGTTCCTTCCTGAAGATCATGCTGGCCAGCATGCATCCAAGACTCCACATATCCAGACTGTAGTCATACATCtagaaacagaccaaaaaaaatcaGCTGAAATTCATTAAATGTGAATTGacactagggttgggtatcgtttgaacTTTACAGATTCCGATTCTTAAAGATTCCTAGTTTCGATTCCAattaggttgaaaaaaaaaaattctgatatttagatgtcaaacatttattctgtgtctttttacaaagcattgCAGCTAAATAACaagcaaaaatcagcagcctGCAGAACACTAGGCCTACAAGAGTAACTTTTGCCtatggttttaacaaaaaaataccacagcaaaaactagaTTAACATGGATTTGAAAAatgaaattgttaaaaacaagtaaacagtcagtaataaaataggaacaaacaaatcaattagcaatagcataaatacaactgaacaaatttcaggtacagaaatttaaatcaaaagtttaaaaagactgcatagttttcttttcacaaataaaatagattaatcaTTAAAGTAACGAAAGATATTCAATCAAGACCAGTGAATGAttatctcttgttctttgtttaacattaatgacaggcagcACATGTTTAtcaggctgctgtctctttaacacCGAATGCTCGCAGATCTAAAAATAATGTCGCACATGCGCTTTCTCTCATCTGTTgacattcacttaagacaaaaatGGCTGTGTTTAGCAGGATATATTGACGTTATTTTGTGCATAGTGGTCGCAAATTCCAGCCCGGAACAACCTTTTCTGCAGTGGAAATACATGGAACGATTCAAGAACAGGCACAGACCTGGAACGTGGTTCTCTGTGCTcacgcttcagatgtgtgcacgaCATGTATAAGTGTGCAAGTTCTTTCCCTTTTTGcgcttaaatggtttaaaaatcacattaaaatgtgaacTCAGGAATCATTAAGTGGAATCAAACTGCATGCGTCTTATCGAATGGCCAGTTCTTGGAAATTTGAAACTGGTCCTAAAATGGAACAGGTTCTTATTACCCAAGCctaatatcaaccaaaaaaaaaaaaattgtaactagGGATgacaatgaccaaaaaaaaaaaaaaaaaaaattagttgaacTCACCGctaatttgaatgaaaattattaatattgtagGAAAATCACTTCTTTAAATTTGGGACACTAACCTGATAGTCCACAAGTAGTTCAGGGCCTTTGAAATATCGGGAAGCCACACGTACATTGTACTCCTGGTTTGGGTGGTAAAACTCAGCCAAGCCCCAATCAATCAAACGAAGCtttaaaatgaagagacattCAACAATCAAGAACTGACCTCAATCTACATACACTACCTTTAAAAGTCAATAaggtaatacttttattcagcaagaatgcattaaattatcgcttaactttttattttttttttttttttttacttttttaccttttttaaaaaaaaacatcctgaaaatgtactgtggtttccacaaaaaaatattaagcagcacaattgttttcaacactgataagaaaaaactacttgagcatcaaatccacattttagattgatttctgaaggatcacatgacactgaagactgcagtaatggctgctgaacattcagctttgccatcaaaggaataaagtaaacaaataattgCTCAATGTTGGGTAAACTCTTAACTTGGCTAATACCTTTCTGTGCTCATGGTCAATCATGACATTGTGTGGCTTTACGTCTCTGTGCATTATTCCCATACTGTGGCAGTAATCGAGAGCCTGGGGATAGAAGAGTGGAGATAAGCTTTAGATCCAACATCAATCTGAGCAGAGCACTTGGGCACTGTTGAAACTTCATAACTAAACTATGGCCAGACCTGAAACTGTTTCGCCATTGCAAAATACACAGATATTGGATGGTTATGTTTCGATTTGTATCGCTTTCTTAAAACACTATACATAACAATAGTAGGGTCAGTATGTGCCTTTGTTCAGGAAGACCTGAGTGATCATCTCACCTTAAGAATTTCATACATGTAGAAGCGGATGTCATAGTCTGATAAAGTTTGATACAATTGCTATGAAGAAAAAGTTACAGTTTAGTACAACATCAAATGTAACAAATTCTCTAAGGAGGGGcgacaaacaaaaacatttcttacctTGAAGTCCGTGTtgttaacatgctcaaaaaccaGCGCTGGTGTTCGGGACTGGGCATTGAAAACAAAGCAGAATGGGTTTTAAACCCGAGAGCACACAAACAAACTCCCACGTATGCaagtcattattaaaaaaacaacaacaacaactcttaAAGTTAAGTAGATAATGAAACGTAAACACCCCAACATTTTAATAAACGTACCACAGGATCCTTTATGATGTCTAAAAGCGTTATGATGTTGGGGCCTCCTCTCAAGTTCTCTAGAATTTTTATTTCTcgtttaattttcttctttttcactgGCTAAAAATACAAGGAAAAAAACAAGCATAAACTGACATATCTCCAATCAAATCTTCTATACAAGTGTGAACGCAAACATCAAAATATACCTTGAGTATTTTGACGACTACTTTCTCATTGTTAGTTATGTTTATGGCTTCAAACACTTCACTGTATTTTCCACGGCCAAGCTTTCGCACTAACTGATAGTCATCCTGATTTCTGCAGAATACAAACATACAATTCAAACAATCTGAGATTTACACACTGAATGTGACAAACATAGCATGCATGCCACAATAAGCAGCACATCTGATCCAAGGCCCGAAAGAGAACAACAAAGAAACTATCCACTGGGATAAAGTTGCAGAATAATAAGTCAAAATTGACCATATACAGTGCGTGTCATTTATAAGTGCTAAAAACTGAAGAGAACGCACCCCCAGTCCACCACATGGGATTCATAGTCCCAGTACTCTCTGGGTCGCTGTGTGTTTACATCAGGGTAAACTCGAGAGCGACTTGGGACAGGGCCAGACATATTCTACACACGGTATTCCCTGAAACACCTGGAAAGACAACAAAATATAACACTGAGATATTGCAGGAcgatcaaaaatatgttttacaaatcTAACAGTATTGAATAGCAtgatagggctgggcgatgtggccacatcaaatacattttttgggCTGGATTGCGATATACGGTATACATCTCTGTATTTTCTAAATTTTTCtatgtggattaaaaaaaatatttatttaatcttgcCCAATGTTGTCCAGTGAAACAATATTTAtgttaaagacaaaaacaaatatactgaAAGTACCCATGCAGGCTATGggctattatgtgcaaaaaaaggtGCTTGtcacattacattgtaacattacaatctaaaaaataataataataatttaaagcagaagttaaattcactaaactaaaaatgaaaaactacaacaacaaaaaagcacagattaatttcattatattttgattaccccGTTACAATAGTCACTTTACAGTTACTACTATCataaaatacacttacttgtaggtttaaagaTCTACACAcggcacattatatatatatatatatatatatatatatatatatatatatatatatatatatatatatattaaatatatatatatatatatttaatataagtctgtttatattaaatgaggaaataaaatgtgataatcagcaaataaaataactaacaaataaatacatctgaAAGTACagtactataattaaaaaaattatgtaagttaatagatatttgtaataaatattaaatacatattttacaattaatactgacattttatatttgtactgtataaataagGTCTTTATAGAGGAAACGATATAATGCCTCTGAAGAGGATGGTAATATCTGGGGGTCAGTGGCATTTAAAAGATTGAAAACCCAGAGTCTACATGAATTTCATAAAGCTTCAAAAATGTACAGGATGCTGCAAAGCTGTACATGTTGGTTATTACCTTGGAGGGTTCCTCCAAGCAGCAAATAACAGGCGGAGCTGATGAAGGCAGATGTGATGACTTTATGGCGGAGCATaggctacaaaaataaataaataagcctgCTAAGAAAGCTGATAATCAAGTCGAccaatttaatttgaaatgtaatatatttccaGAACCGCCACACAAACAACCCACCTGATTGTAATTTGAATGAAAGAGGACATCCAGGAGCTTACTCGGGAGACACAGCAATCCTAAAAGTCATTCATCATGGCCCTCCAGATGCTGGAAAACATAAGAACGTTGTAAACTTTACAGACATTGCTGTGCAACATCAGCCTAGGTATCAAAGTA
The Cyprinus carpio isolate SPL01 chromosome A16, ASM1834038v1, whole genome shotgun sequence genome window above contains:
- the LOC109104844 gene encoding casein kinase II subunit alpha-like, which codes for MSGPVPSRSRVYPDVNTQRPREYWDYESHVVDWGNQDDYQLVRKLGRGKYSEVFEAINITNNEKVVVKILKPVKKKKIKREIKILENLRGGPNIITLLDIIKDPVSRTPALVFEHVNNTDFKQLYQTLSDYDIRFYMYEILKALDYCHSMGIMHRDVKPHNVMIDHEHRKLRLIDWGLAEFYHPNQEYNVRVASRYFKGPELLVDYQMYDYSLDMWSLGCMLASMIFRKEPFFHGHDNYDQLVRIAKVLGTEDLYDYIDKYNIELDPRFNDILGRHSRKRWERFVHSENQHLVSTEALDFLDKLLRYDHQARLTAREAMDHPYFYPIVKDQGRGAPAAGMTASSTPVSSSSLMAGIASMTPSTQPNIANISAGSPVIPGPNTMATQVPTAAGAQP